A single genomic interval of Antarcticibacterium arcticum harbors:
- a CDS encoding SsrA-binding protein — MKKGFFKMLSRVNKRLLPSYSKQQLDLAKASKFQLAIIGWKLWVTKNALDQ, encoded by the coding sequence ATGAAAAAAGGATTTTTTAAAATGTTGTCCCGGGTAAATAAGAGACTGCTCCCCAGTTATTCCAAACAACAACTGGACCTGGCCAAAGCATCAAAATTTCAACTGGCGATTATAGGGTGGAAATTATGGGTTACAAAAAACGCGCTGGATCAATAA
- the prfA gene encoding peptide chain release factor 1, translating to MIEKLNIVKQRFDEVNDLIIQPEVISDQKRYIELNKEYKDLKALMDVRETYIQLTDNITEAQEMLADGSDPEMTEMAKMQLEESKDSLASLEDKIRMMLVPKDPEDAKNVVMEIRAGTGGDEASIFAGDLYKMYTKYCESKGWKTNIVDYNEGTSGGFKEMIFEITGEDVYGTLKFEAGVHRVQRVPQTETQGRVHTSAATVMVLPEAEEFEVEINPKDVRIDYFCSSGPGGQSVNTTYSAVRLTHIPTGLVAQCQDQKSQHKNKEKAFRVLRSRLYEQELAKQMELDSAKRNSMVSSGDRSAKIRTYNYSQGRVTDHRINLTLYDLSNIINGDIQKIIDELSLVENTRKLRENSDVF from the coding sequence ATGATTGAGAAGCTGAATATAGTGAAGCAACGCTTTGATGAGGTTAATGATCTTATCATCCAGCCGGAGGTAATTTCAGACCAAAAGCGGTATATTGAATTGAACAAAGAATATAAGGACCTTAAGGCGCTTATGGATGTACGGGAAACCTACATTCAACTTACAGATAATATTACCGAAGCCCAGGAGATGCTCGCAGACGGAAGTGATCCTGAAATGACAGAGATGGCAAAAATGCAATTGGAAGAATCCAAAGATTCACTTGCTTCCCTGGAGGATAAGATCAGGATGATGCTTGTGCCTAAAGATCCTGAAGATGCGAAAAATGTTGTAATGGAAATTCGCGCCGGGACCGGTGGGGATGAAGCGAGTATTTTTGCAGGAGATCTTTATAAAATGTACACCAAATATTGCGAAAGCAAAGGCTGGAAAACCAATATTGTAGATTATAATGAGGGCACCAGTGGGGGATTCAAGGAAATGATCTTTGAGATCACGGGCGAAGATGTATATGGCACCCTTAAATTTGAAGCAGGGGTTCACCGTGTACAGCGTGTACCTCAAACCGAAACCCAGGGCAGGGTACACACATCGGCAGCCACTGTAATGGTTTTGCCGGAGGCAGAAGAGTTTGAAGTAGAGATCAACCCCAAAGATGTGAGAATAGATTATTTCTGTTCTTCAGGACCGGGAGGGCAAAGTGTTAACACAACCTATTCGGCTGTACGTTTAACGCATATTCCTACGGGATTGGTTGCCCAGTGCCAGGACCAGAAATCACAACATAAAAATAAGGAAAAGGCCTTTAGGGTTCTTCGCTCCAGGTTATATGAACAGGAGCTTGCCAAACAAATGGAACTTGATTCTGCCAAGCGTAATTCCATGGTTTCCAGTGGTGACCGTAGTGCAAAGATTAGAACCTATAATTATTCCCAGGGCAGGGTAACAGATCACAGGATCAATCTTACCCTTTATGATCTTTCCAATATCATTAACGGGGATATTCAAAAGATAATCGACGAGCTTTCCCTGGTGGAAAATACCAGGAAACTCAGGGAGAACAGCGATGTTTTCTAG
- a CDS encoding AIR synthase related protein, which produces MSQEISKRYAGRGVSAGKEDVHNAIKNVDKGLFPQAFCKIVPDYLTGDEDYCLIMHADGAGTKSSLAYMYWKETGDLSVWKGIAQDALIMNIDDLLCVGATDNILLSSTIGRNKNLIPGEVISAIINGTEELIADLKEFGVEIHSTGGETADVGDLVRTIIVDSTVTARMWRNDVINNANIKPGNVIIGLASFGQASYEKEYNGGMGSNGLTSARHDVFSKILAEKYPESFDNSIPEELIYSGTRSLSDKIENSPLDAGKLVLSPTRTYAPVIKKILSQYSNKEIHGMVHCSGGAQTKVLHFIDHMHIIKDNMFTVPPLFKLIQQESKTDWKEMYQVFNMGHRMELYVDESIADQIIQISRSFDVEAKIIGRVEPADTKKLTIKSEHGEFVYN; this is translated from the coding sequence ATGAGCCAGGAAATAAGCAAGAGATATGCAGGCAGAGGTGTATCTGCAGGAAAAGAAGATGTGCACAACGCTATCAAAAATGTAGATAAAGGGTTATTTCCACAGGCCTTTTGCAAGATCGTGCCAGATTATCTTACCGGGGATGAGGATTATTGTCTCATTATGCATGCAGATGGTGCAGGAACAAAGTCTTCTCTCGCTTATATGTACTGGAAGGAGACCGGGGATCTTTCGGTATGGAAAGGGATTGCACAGGACGCGCTTATCATGAATATAGATGACCTGCTGTGTGTGGGAGCAACAGATAATATTTTGCTTTCTTCAACCATTGGCCGCAATAAGAATCTGATCCCCGGGGAAGTGATCTCGGCAATTATTAACGGGACAGAAGAACTTATAGCCGATCTTAAAGAATTTGGAGTTGAGATCCATTCAACAGGTGGAGAAACGGCAGATGTTGGGGACCTTGTGCGCACCATAATTGTAGATTCTACTGTAACCGCCCGTATGTGGAGAAATGATGTGATCAACAATGCCAATATTAAACCGGGCAATGTAATTATTGGTCTTGCTTCCTTTGGGCAGGCTTCCTATGAAAAGGAATACAATGGCGGTATGGGAAGTAACGGCCTTACCTCTGCACGTCATGATGTGTTTTCCAAGATCCTTGCTGAAAAATATCCGGAAAGTTTTGATAACAGTATTCCTGAAGAACTTATTTATTCGGGGACAAGATCGCTTTCAGATAAAATTGAAAATTCACCCCTGGACGCCGGGAAACTCGTGCTTTCGCCTACAAGAACCTATGCCCCGGTTATTAAAAAAATCCTCTCCCAATACAGTAATAAGGAGATCCATGGAATGGTTCATTGCAGTGGAGGTGCCCAGACCAAAGTCCTGCATTTTATAGATCATATGCACATAATAAAAGATAATATGTTCACTGTGCCGCCGCTCTTTAAACTTATACAGCAGGAAAGCAAAACAGACTGGAAGGAAATGTACCAGGTTTTTAATATGGGGCACCGTATGGAATTATATGTTGATGAATCTATTGCAGACCAGATCATCCAGATTTCCCGGTCATTTGATGTGGAGGCCAAGATCATTGGAAGGGTGGAACCCGCAGATACTAAAAAACTAACTATAAAAAGCGAGCACGGCGAATTTGTTTATAATTAA
- a CDS encoding glutamine synthetase III family protein produces MATLRFQALKETLNRKPVKIDETDRRSDLFGKNVFNEAVMRQFLTKEAFNSVMEANISGLKISRVVADHISTGMKEWAITKGATHYTHWFQPLTGSTAEKHDAFFETIGDGLAIEKFGGNQLVQQEPDASSFPHGGIRNTFEARGYTAWDPTSPAFIYGTTLCIPTVYVSYTGEALDYKTPLLRALQSIDGAATAVAKYFDKNVNRVETTLGWEQEYFLIDSALFASRPDLQLSGRTLLGHSPAKGQQLDDHYFGSIPSRVLAYMRDLEIECMLLGIPVKTRHNEVAPNQFELAPIFEEANLAVDHNSLLMDVMDKVAERHNFKVLFHEKPFQGINGSGKHNNWSLSTNTGVNLLSPGSTPMKNLQFLTFFINTIKAVHDYEELLRATIASAANDHRLGANEAPPAIISAFIGSQLTAVLDELEKVTDGKLSPQEKTELKLNVVGKIPEILLDNTDRNRTSPFAFTGNKFEFRAVGSQANCANPMTVLNTIVAKQLTEFKKSVDSLVKDKKMKKDDAIFNVLREYIQDSKKIRFEGDGYGEAWQKEAAKRGLSNNKTTPQALRAQISKKTIALFEEMKVMNKREVEARHEIELEEYSMRIQIEGRILGDIARNHIIPTAIKYQNILIKNVRGLKDIFAEDFKTHSAEQLEIIKEISDHIKNINSDVTNMIDARKKANKIENAQDRADAYCDNVKPFFETIRYHCDKLELLVDDEIWPLTKYRELLFTR; encoded by the coding sequence ATGGCAACATTAAGATTTCAAGCTTTAAAAGAGACCCTTAACCGCAAGCCGGTTAAAATTGACGAGACAGACCGCAGATCTGATCTTTTTGGAAAAAATGTTTTCAATGAAGCTGTAATGCGCCAGTTCCTTACCAAGGAAGCATTCAACAGTGTAATGGAAGCTAATATTTCTGGTTTAAAAATTAGCCGCGTCGTGGCCGATCATATTTCTACCGGAATGAAAGAATGGGCCATTACAAAAGGCGCAACCCATTATACTCACTGGTTCCAGCCGCTTACCGGCTCTACAGCTGAGAAACATGATGCCTTTTTTGAAACAATTGGAGACGGCCTGGCCATTGAGAAATTTGGAGGAAATCAACTTGTTCAACAAGAGCCTGATGCTTCCAGTTTTCCGCACGGGGGGATAAGAAATACTTTTGAAGCAAGAGGTTATACTGCCTGGGATCCTACATCTCCGGCCTTTATTTATGGAACCACTTTATGTATTCCTACCGTATATGTATCATATACCGGGGAAGCATTGGATTATAAAACACCGCTGTTACGTGCTTTGCAATCTATAGATGGCGCAGCTACCGCTGTGGCTAAATATTTTGATAAGAATGTAAACCGTGTAGAAACTACTTTGGGTTGGGAACAGGAATATTTCCTTATAGATTCTGCTCTCTTTGCCTCAAGACCAGATCTACAATTGTCTGGCAGAACTTTGCTGGGACATTCCCCAGCCAAGGGTCAGCAGTTGGATGACCATTATTTTGGGTCTATCCCTTCAAGGGTACTTGCCTATATGAGAGATCTGGAAATTGAATGTATGCTTTTGGGGATCCCGGTGAAGACACGCCACAACGAGGTTGCACCCAACCAGTTTGAACTTGCTCCTATCTTTGAAGAAGCAAACCTGGCCGTAGATCATAACTCCCTGCTAATGGATGTGATGGATAAGGTTGCTGAAAGACATAATTTCAAGGTGCTTTTTCATGAAAAACCTTTCCAGGGAATTAACGGAAGCGGAAAACACAATAACTGGTCTTTAAGCACCAATACAGGGGTGAATTTATTAAGCCCCGGTAGCACGCCAATGAAGAACCTGCAATTCCTTACCTTCTTTATCAATACCATTAAAGCGGTACACGATTATGAGGAGTTGTTAAGAGCAACTATTGCAAGTGCGGCCAATGATCACCGTCTTGGAGCCAATGAAGCCCCACCTGCCATTATATCTGCCTTTATAGGTAGCCAGTTAACAGCAGTGTTGGACGAGCTTGAAAAAGTAACCGACGGGAAATTATCACCACAGGAAAAAACAGAACTTAAATTAAATGTAGTAGGAAAGATCCCTGAAATCCTCCTTGATAATACTGACAGGAACAGGACGTCCCCATTTGCATTCACCGGGAATAAATTTGAATTCCGCGCTGTGGGATCGCAGGCAAACTGTGCCAATCCAATGACAGTTTTAAATACGATCGTTGCCAAGCAGTTAACAGAATTCAAAAAGAGCGTAGACTCCCTGGTGAAGGATAAAAAGATGAAGAAGGATGATGCCATCTTCAATGTATTAAGAGAATATATCCAGGATTCAAAAAAGATCAGGTTTGAAGGAGATGGTTATGGCGAAGCCTGGCAAAAAGAAGCTGCCAAAAGAGGTTTAAGCAATAATAAAACCACACCGCAAGCCCTTAGAGCTCAAATTTCCAAAAAGACCATCGCGCTTTTTGAGGAAATGAAGGTAATGAACAAAAGGGAGGTTGAAGCCCGCCACGAGATCGAGCTGGAAGAATATTCCATGCGCATTCAGATTGAGGGTCGTATCCTGGGAGATATTGCGAGGAACCACATAATTCCTACAGCAATTAAATACCAAAACATCCTTATTAAAAACGTTCGCGGATTGAAAGATATTTTTGCTGAAGACTTTAAAACGCATTCTGCGGAACAGCTGGAGATCATCAAAGAAATTTCAGATCATATTAAAAACATAAATTCAGATGTTACAAATATGATCGATGCCCGTAAGAAAGCCAATAAAATAGAAAATGCACAGGATCGTGCAGATGCTTATTGTGATAACGTAAAGCCATTCTTTGAAACTATAAGATACCACTGTGATAAACTGGAACTTTTGGTTGATGATGAAATCTGGCCATTGACGAAGTACCGGGAGTTATTATTCACCCGATAG
- a CDS encoding adenine phosphoribosyltransferase, which produces MKDIESYIREIPDFPKPGIQFKDITPLLQDPDAMLETVSRLIEMIGDVKIDKVVGIESRGFLFGTLLAQRLNAGFVPVRKPGKLPYKTYSEVYELEYGKDTLEIHQDAIKKGETVLLHDDVLATGGTARTACNLIKKMGGIIVQCNFLTELSYLNGRNKLRGYDVESLFIY; this is translated from the coding sequence ATGAAAGATATAGAGAGTTACATCCGCGAAATACCAGATTTTCCTAAGCCCGGTATACAGTTTAAAGATATTACTCCATTGCTTCAGGACCCCGATGCAATGCTGGAAACCGTTTCCCGGCTTATAGAAATGATAGGAGATGTAAAGATTGATAAGGTGGTAGGAATAGAGTCCAGGGGATTCCTGTTTGGAACCCTCCTGGCACAAAGATTAAATGCAGGATTTGTACCGGTAAGAAAACCCGGAAAACTCCCCTATAAAACCTATTCTGAAGTTTATGAACTGGAATATGGAAAAGATACCCTGGAAATTCACCAGGACGCCATTAAAAAAGGAGAAACGGTTTTGCTTCACGATGATGTTCTTGCTACCGGGGGGACCGCCAGGACTGCTTGTAACTTAATCAAAAAAATGGGAGGGATAATTGTCCAGTGTAATTTTCTAACCGAGTTATCTTATTTGAATGGCCGGAACAAACTACGGGGGTATGATGTGGAATCACTTTTTATTTATTGA
- a CDS encoding carboxypeptidase-like regulatory domain-containing protein — MLYRFKIFIGVFLLSGFLGQAQTQITGTILSVTDSLPIPGVAIYFDGTSIGVASGQDGRFSIKTENSLISVLIINALGYKTTFIQDHLGKQDLGYIFLEESQESLEEVHLETDPWSRKKKLEIFKREFLGKTPAALKCAIQNEKDIQLRYIPSTETLVAYADVPLKIVNRYLGYEVTYNLTNFKAEFNSATGLRYTKLVYFEGYSFFKELRKKPSASFLNNRESTFNGSSLHFMRALGSQSLWENGFRIFHDKLEVLPYAFFSIRTTGNLTEVELQTDNLIIVYGPLVQSKIQADGKFFIDRNGNFSPPQSVMFSGEMGNSRFALMLPLNYNL; from the coding sequence ATGCTTTACAGGTTTAAAATTTTTATTGGTGTTTTCCTGCTTTCAGGATTTTTGGGGCAGGCCCAAACCCAAATCACCGGAACGATACTAAGCGTGACCGATTCCCTCCCAATCCCCGGGGTTGCAATTTATTTCGACGGCACCAGTATTGGGGTAGCTTCGGGACAGGATGGCCGGTTTTCTATAAAAACAGAAAACAGCCTAATCAGTGTCCTTATTATAAATGCCCTGGGGTACAAAACAACATTTATCCAGGACCATTTGGGAAAACAAGACCTGGGTTATATTTTCCTTGAAGAAAGCCAGGAAAGTTTAGAGGAAGTACATCTTGAAACAGATCCCTGGAGCAGGAAGAAAAAGCTTGAGATATTTAAGAGGGAATTCCTGGGAAAAACTCCTGCGGCTCTGAAGTGTGCAATCCAAAACGAGAAAGATATTCAATTAAGGTATATTCCTTCAACCGAAACACTTGTTGCATATGCAGATGTTCCGCTGAAAATAGTTAACCGGTATTTGGGGTATGAGGTCACCTATAATTTAACCAATTTCAAAGCCGAATTCAATTCGGCAACCGGATTAAGGTATACCAAATTGGTATATTTTGAGGGCTATAGCTTCTTTAAGGAACTTCGAAAAAAACCATCGGCCAGTTTTCTCAACAACCGGGAATCCACTTTCAATGGCTCTTCCCTGCATTTTATGAGGGCGCTGGGTTCTCAAAGCCTTTGGGAAAATGGCTTCAGGATCTTTCATGACAAACTGGAGGTGTTGCCCTATGCCTTCTTCAGCATAAGAACCACCGGCAATCTTACTGAAGTAGAATTACAAACAGATAACCTCATCATTGTATATGGGCCACTTGTGCAATCTAAAATTCAGGCAGATGGTAAATTTTTCATAGACAGAAATGGGAATTTCTCCCCGCCCCAAAGTGTGATGTTCAGTGGAGAAATGGGGAATTCCAGATTTGCCTTAATGTTGCCTTTGAACTATAATTTATAA
- the pyrF gene encoding orotidine-5'-phosphate decarboxylase: protein MTTQDLIAQIRKKKSFLCIGLDPDLEKIPTYLLSEDDPIFSFNKAIIDATHQFAVAYKPNTAFYEACGRKGWKALSRTIDYLNSNYPEIFTIADAKRGDIGNTSSMYAKAFLHEMGFDSITVAPYMGKDSVEPFLQFRDKHAILLALTSNEGAFDFQTLETGGTQLYKKVLEVSRTWENAERLMYVVGATKAEFLAEIRKIIPESFLLVPGVGAQGGSLEEVCKYGMTKDIGLLVNSSRGIIYASETSNFAEIAAAKAEVLQREMAVQIANI from the coding sequence ATGACCACGCAGGACCTTATTGCCCAAATACGAAAGAAAAAATCTTTTTTATGTATAGGGCTGGATCCCGATCTTGAGAAGATCCCCACCTATTTACTTTCTGAAGATGATCCTATTTTCAGTTTTAATAAGGCAATTATTGATGCCACCCATCAATTTGCGGTAGCTTATAAACCCAACACTGCATTTTATGAAGCCTGCGGTAGAAAAGGCTGGAAAGCCCTTTCCAGGACCATAGATTATTTAAACAGTAATTATCCGGAAATTTTTACCATTGCCGATGCCAAACGCGGTGATATAGGCAATACTTCCTCTATGTATGCAAAAGCATTTCTCCATGAAATGGGATTTGATTCCATTACCGTGGCACCGTATATGGGGAAAGATTCGGTGGAGCCATTTCTTCAGTTTAGAGATAAACATGCAATTTTACTGGCACTTACCTCAAATGAAGGCGCATTTGATTTTCAAACTTTGGAGACGGGCGGCACCCAACTCTACAAAAAGGTGCTGGAAGTGTCGCGTACATGGGAAAATGCTGAAAGACTTATGTATGTGGTAGGTGCTACAAAAGCAGAATTTCTTGCTGAGATAAGAAAGATCATTCCTGAAAGCTTTTTACTCGTGCCTGGGGTAGGAGCTCAGGGTGGAAGCCTGGAAGAAGTATGTAAATATGGAATGACCAAAGATATTGGATTGTTGGTGAACTCCTCCAGAGGGATTATTTATGCCTCTGAAACTTCCAATTTTGCCGAGATCGCTGCCGCAAAAGCTGAAGTCCTGCAGCGGGAAATGGCAGTGCAAATAGCCAATATTTAG
- a CDS encoding BlaI/MecI/CopY family transcriptional regulator produces the protein MEKLTNKEEEILHILWKLEKAFVKDVLAEIEEENLHYNTVSTIIRNMEEKGYVGHKAYGKTHQYFPVISKEVYRKQFMNTASKKFFDNSYKNMVSFFAKEEKISAKELREILDLIEKKK, from the coding sequence ATGGAAAAACTTACCAATAAAGAAGAAGAGATCCTGCACATTCTCTGGAAGCTGGAGAAGGCTTTTGTAAAAGATGTGCTGGCAGAGATCGAGGAGGAAAACCTTCATTATAATACAGTGTCAACTATTATAAGAAATATGGAAGAAAAAGGATATGTTGGTCACAAAGCGTATGGTAAGACACATCAATATTTTCCCGTGATCTCCAAAGAAGTGTACAGGAAACAATTTATGAACACCGCTTCCAAAAAATTCTTTGATAATTCTTATAAAAACATGGTTTCCTTTTTTGCCAAAGAAGAAAAGATAAGTGCAAAGGAACTCCGGGAGATCCTGGACCTAATTGAAAAAAAGAAATAA
- a CDS encoding M56 family metallopeptidase: MEVFLVYILKSAGILTIFYMAYFLLLRNDTSFKVNRKFLLGGICGSFILPLVYFTKKVVVEVSAPGPEVSHTEFLITAAEQEINWWFISGVIYFLVSGILLLRFMLQLFRIISLVNSLPKQNSDKFKMLHSKAETSPFSFFNYIIYNPKIHTPQELELILKHEMVHAGQGHTFDLLLGNLLTCFLWFNPLAWFYKKSIIQNLEFIADRETVDAVSSKKEYLHTLVKVSFGDLQPALSNSFYKSFIKKRILMLNNNKTSTENLWKISLVFPALLAFMLVFNVQTKVYSQEKTTILTTVMEVFIDIDKNTTREDLEGYINLMAEYDVILKFNDIKYNEEGLLTNIKVEFIDKSNVSSGSVTKSNTGGIESFRYVYNKEEGSRFTSPKAHAPVKSNTVNVKKTVFKTSPEDSTKISFDIKNEGSEPVYILNGKVLKNASTIKAIDPNNISGINVLKGPSAVSLYGDAAKDGAIIITTKKSGDTIQSSGFTYSTSNRVMPDSIKYNPTYTLHSVEFSDDSNRGRTRVFRAGEEVFFPERVNTEVGRRVVITNNKSYYVDTPLVVVDGEEKPADFNMTSLDNSQIKNISVLKREMAVKKYGEKAKGGVIEITLKNKKK; this comes from the coding sequence ATGGAAGTTTTCCTTGTTTATATTCTGAAAAGCGCTGGCATCCTCACTATATTTTATATGGCCTATTTTCTATTATTAAGAAATGATACTTCTTTTAAAGTAAACCGGAAATTCCTCCTGGGTGGTATCTGTGGGAGCTTTATCCTTCCTTTGGTTTATTTTACTAAAAAAGTAGTAGTTGAGGTTTCAGCACCGGGACCGGAGGTATCACATACAGAATTTTTGATAACTGCAGCAGAACAGGAAATCAACTGGTGGTTTATTTCAGGAGTAATTTATTTCCTTGTCTCAGGAATTTTGTTGCTTAGATTTATGCTTCAGTTATTCAGGATCATATCTCTTGTAAATTCCCTGCCAAAACAAAATTCGGATAAATTTAAAATGCTGCATTCCAAAGCAGAAACCAGCCCTTTTTCCTTTTTTAATTACATAATCTATAACCCAAAGATCCATACCCCCCAGGAACTGGAACTCATATTGAAACATGAAATGGTTCACGCCGGGCAAGGTCACACTTTCGACCTGCTTTTGGGAAACCTCTTAACCTGTTTTCTATGGTTCAATCCCCTGGCCTGGTTTTATAAAAAAAGCATTATTCAGAACCTCGAGTTTATTGCCGACAGGGAAACGGTGGATGCAGTTTCCTCAAAAAAAGAATATTTGCACACCCTCGTAAAAGTTTCCTTTGGAGACCTGCAACCCGCTCTTTCAAATTCATTCTATAAATCATTCATTAAAAAAAGAATTCTTATGCTTAACAATAACAAAACCTCCACCGAAAACCTCTGGAAGATCAGTTTGGTATTTCCTGCACTTCTGGCATTTATGCTCGTATTTAATGTACAAACCAAAGTATATTCCCAGGAGAAAACTACCATATTAACCACCGTAATGGAAGTTTTCATTGATATCGATAAAAATACCACCCGGGAAGACCTTGAAGGTTATATAAACTTAATGGCTGAATACGACGTCATCCTGAAATTCAACGATATCAAATACAATGAAGAGGGTTTATTAACCAATATTAAGGTTGAATTTATTGACAAATCCAATGTTTCATCTGGTTCTGTAACCAAAAGCAACACCGGTGGAATAGAAAGTTTCAGGTATGTTTACAATAAGGAAGAAGGCAGCAGGTTTACCAGTCCAAAAGCCCACGCGCCGGTTAAATCCAATACAGTAAATGTAAAGAAAACAGTATTTAAAACTTCCCCGGAAGACAGTACCAAGATCTCCTTTGATATAAAAAACGAAGGTTCAGAACCAGTGTATATTCTTAACGGAAAGGTTTTGAAGAATGCCTCCACAATAAAAGCGATTGATCCTAACAATATTAGTGGTATTAATGTCTTAAAGGGACCGTCTGCAGTTTCCCTTTATGGGGATGCTGCAAAAGATGGGGCAATTATTATTACCACAAAAAAATCAGGCGACACCATTCAATCTAGTGGCTTCACCTATTCAACCTCAAATAGGGTAATGCCTGATAGTATTAAATATAATCCTACATATACCCTTCATAGTGTTGAATTTAGTGATGACAGCAACCGGGGTCGTACAAGAGTATTCCGTGCTGGTGAAGAAGTTTTTTTTCCGGAACGAGTTAATACTGAAGTTGGGAGAAGGGTGGTTATCACGAATAACAAAAGTTATTATGTCGATACTCCTTTAGTAGTTGTGGATGGCGAGGAAAAACCTGCCGACTTTAATATGACCAGTCTAGATAATTCACAAATTAAAAACATCAGTGTTTTAAAAAGAGAAATGGCGGTAAAAAAATACGGCGAAAAAGCAAAAGGTGGTGTTATAGAGATCACCCTGAAAAACAAGAAAAAATAG
- a CDS encoding ATP-binding cassette domain-containing protein has translation MLIEIDNVELRISNGLLLNGIYLKAETGKITGILGPNGCGKSSLLNIFFGSLQPQHRLLRIDGKPYLKPLYTYGFVKYLPQDAFIPTHLKIRRVFKLYGVSWEEFTGEFENFSSFKNSTVKEVSGGERRLIEAYLIL, from the coding sequence ATGTTAATTGAAATTGACAATGTAGAACTTAGGATTTCCAATGGGCTGCTTTTAAACGGAATATATTTAAAAGCTGAAACAGGAAAAATCACAGGTATTCTGGGTCCCAATGGTTGCGGCAAAAGCAGTTTGCTCAATATTTTCTTTGGAAGCCTTCAACCCCAACACCGTCTTTTACGCATAGACGGCAAGCCCTACCTCAAACCGCTATACACCTATGGCTTTGTAAAATACCTTCCTCAGGATGCTTTTATACCTACCCATTTAAAAATAAGACGTGTTTTTAAACTCTATGGGGTTTCCTGGGAGGAATTTACGGGAGAATTTGAGAATTTTTCCTCCTTTAAAAATTCTACGGTTAAAGAAGTATCCGGAGGGGAGAGACGGTTAATAGAGGCATACCTTATTCTTTAA
- a CDS encoding calcium/sodium antiporter, protein MSILFILIGLALLVVGGEFLVRSSVGLSFKLKLSKMVIGLTVVSFATSAPELLVSLQAALNGFSDISLGNVIGSNIANLGLVLGITAIISPLVVDRDFYRFNWPVMMLFSIALYFLLQSGGVLSRIEGIILVVSLVVYLFFLIRRAKKVKVDMADLDETLEKTSNFKIIVWLLIGGVALWGGAELLVKGAVDVAGMMGISERVISVTIIAIGTSVPELAASVIAALKREKALSLGNLIGSNIFNISSVLGITAIIQPINLVSEKLLSVDVFWMLGFAFILIPLAFLPQRFILSRYKGLILFVPYVIFIGLAFLE, encoded by the coding sequence ATGAGTATATTATTTATCCTGATAGGACTGGCATTACTGGTAGTAGGTGGAGAGTTTTTGGTAAGATCATCTGTTGGTTTATCCTTTAAGCTGAAATTATCGAAAATGGTCATAGGTCTAACGGTGGTTTCTTTTGCCACTTCGGCTCCTGAACTATTGGTGAGCTTACAGGCCGCCCTCAACGGATTTTCTGATATTTCGCTTGGAAATGTAATAGGTTCAAATATTGCCAATTTAGGACTGGTGCTGGGAATTACGGCTATTATCTCACCACTGGTGGTAGATCGTGACTTCTACAGGTTCAACTGGCCGGTAATGATGTTGTTCTCCATTGCGCTATATTTTTTGCTTCAAAGCGGTGGCGTACTTTCAAGAATAGAGGGGATTATTCTTGTGGTGTCCCTGGTGGTATATCTATTCTTCTTAATAAGACGTGCCAAAAAAGTAAAAGTTGATATGGCCGATTTAGATGAAACCCTGGAAAAGACATCTAACTTCAAAATAATTGTATGGCTTCTTATAGGGGGGGTAGCCCTTTGGGGGGGTGCAGAATTGTTGGTAAAAGGGGCAGTAGATGTTGCCGGGATGATGGGAATAAGTGAAAGAGTAATATCTGTTACTATTATAGCCATTGGTACCAGTGTCCCGGAACTGGCAGCTTCGGTAATTGCGGCACTTAAAAGAGAAAAGGCGCTTTCCCTGGGTAACCTTATTGGTTCCAACATTTTTAATATCTCCTCGGTTCTGGGGATCACCGCGATTATTCAGCCAATAAATCTGGTTTCAGAAAAACTTCTTAGTGTAGATGTTTTCTGGATGCTGGGATTTGCTTTTATCCTTATTCCGCTTGCTTTTCTTCCGCAGCGATTTATATTAAGCCGTTACAAAGGTTTAATTCTTTTTGTTCCTTATGTAATTTTTATTGGATTGGCATTTTTGGAATAA